From one Balaenoptera acutorostrata chromosome 6, mBalAcu1.1, whole genome shotgun sequence genomic stretch:
- the LOC130708484 gene encoding NUT family member 2G-like, whose protein sequence is MGSSPSESHAGQGAQRHDQDRHRGVSDEACPPAIDFEALHRPIRTDTGPFVLRVFVPFRGRQAGKGGWTPGFPPQAPPPAAQLAPIIRPVNSGPWPHGASREGRLATNQSNASQDGSSNTQREYSNFRRWQHIKPLARRHFHLSPDAEAFSCFLIPVLRSVARLNPNMPLEEGLWRAVQEWRCRSNPDRVIYYERAEKFMEFAAEEEMHIQNLQCMQCAQDLPPPAPPKLDPRGPPAPPSPSFPSSCSASACAPRMSGPRAQPSHPKPHRSQRNPEPKAPKVIPPETVREYVDRMEALAGHVHSATGKSPAECGKDGNELNQEEDDTYLDPCLLSCIDELRSREDSVTKVEAVIHPRFPAELFSPDPQLDVLALAEELKQEEGLTPEELVQKRLLALKEEEGGPAAPSHSAPGMGSSPSESHAGQGAQRHDQDRHRGVSDEACPPEIDFEALHRPIRADTGPFGPKVFVPSRGRQEVSPFRAGRPSPPQGQRCTGPLLGPRDASVLREASPVPEARGPRDASSEHEEELPSLAPLLASPQSLPPCWVSQSPAPASGLASPGGWGSQSAPQAPSPQRRGPSPAPPAAPKSRKRALCGRPAAAEKLPIPGAGHRVSARPALALGLARPSQPGKRKRDPFVTGKRRKKQRKHCSQ, encoded by the exons atgggctcaagtccatctgagtcccacgccggccaaggtgcccagaggcacgaccaagaccgccatcgaggggtcagtgatgaagcctgcccaccagcgattgattttgaggctcttcataggcccatcCGAACAGACACTGGCCCGTTCGTGCTCAGAGTCTTTGTTCCCTTTCGAGGACgtcaggctggcaagggaggctggaccccaggctttcctcctcaagctccaccaccagctgcccagctggcccctatcattcgcccagtgaactctgggccatggccacatggcgcttccagggagggccgcctggccaccaaccagtccaacgcctcgcaggatggctcctctaacacccagagagagtacagtaacttccgacgttggcagcacatcaagcccctggcccggagacactttcacctgagtcctgatgcagaagctttttcctgctttctcat cccagtgcttcgatccgtggcccgcctgaatcccaacatgccgctggaggagggactgtggagggccgtgcaggaatggcggTGCAGAAGCAACCCTGACCGGGTGATCTACTACGAGAGGGcggaaaa gttcatggaatttgcagccgaggaggagatgcacattcagaatttgcagtgcatgcagtgcgcgcaggacctgcctcctccagccccaccgaagctggatcctcgggggcccccagccccg ccctcaccttccttcccttcctcctgctctgcctcagcctgtgctcccaggatgtccggccccagggcccagccctcgcacccgaagccacacagatcccagcggaacccggagcccaaggcgcccaaggtgattccccctgagactgtgagggagtatgtggacaggatggaggcgCTGGCGGGGCACGTCCACTCAGCCACAGGCAAGTCACctgcagaatgtggaaaggacggaaatgagctgaaccaggaagaggacgacacctacttggacccgtgtctcttgagctgcattgacgagctgcgttcccgggaagactctgtcaccaag gtggaggcagtcattcaccctcgattcccggcagaattgttttccccagacccacagctggatgtcttggcccttgctgaggagctgaagcaggaggaaggactcacccctgaagaa ctggtgcagaaacgactcctggccttgaaagaggaggaaggtgggccggcagccccgagccacagtgcacccggaatgggctcaagtccatctgagtcccacgccggccaaggtgcccagaggcacgaccaagaccgccatcgaggggtcagtgatgaagcctgcccaccagagattgattttgaggctcttcataggcccatcCGAGCAGACACTGGCCCGTTCGGGCCCAAAGTCTTTGTTCCCTCTCGAGGACGTCAGGAGGTCTCTCCATTCCGGGCCGgacggccctcccctccccagggtcaaAGGTGCACTGGCCCTCTACTGGGACCCAGGGATGCGTCTGTTCTCAGGGAGGCGTCTCCTGTTCCGGAGGCCCGAGGGCCCAGGGACGCGTCCAGTGAGCACGAGGAGGAgctccccagcctggccccccTCTTGGCCTCTCCGCAGAGCCTGCCGCCTTGCTGGGTGTCCCAGAGTCCTGCCCCTGCCTCAGGTCTGGCCTCCCCTGGAGGTTGGGGGTCTCAGAGtgctccccaggccccctcccctcagagAAGAGGCCCCAGCCCGGCTCCACCAGCCGCTCCCAAGTCAAGGAAGCGGGCTCTGTGTGGGCGCCCAGCCGCTGCTGAGAAGCTGCCCATCCCCGGGGCTGGCCACAGGGTCTCTGCGAGGCCAGCCTTGGCTCTGGGGCTGGCTCGCCCCTCACAGCCGGGAAAGAGAAAGCGTGACCCGTTTGtcacagggaagaggaggaagaagcagaggaagcacTGTAGCCAGTAG